A single window of Ostrinia nubilalis chromosome 24, ilOstNubi1.1, whole genome shotgun sequence DNA harbors:
- the LOC135083981 gene encoding uncharacterized protein LOC135083981 isoform X1 — protein MKAFLVTILLFGIARASQIDNETASPSEESLKRGLSNKCAQRETSACIAAELVGYVDRMLRTASVQLSEDAMIVDESNGAAAEVTVRPETLARAGHSLEDQAQQLIMDKLYAFATTRSLRYRLLDNADLVISGKTEKDGTLGVGVSMKAPKAIETGRARNKNIGPFLAAAAMKFGLLGALTFKGLTLMVGKALLISKIALLLATIIGLKKLFSHQAVIKKD, from the exons ATGAAGGCGTTTTTGGTTACGATTTTGTTGTTCGGAATCGCGAGGGCGAGCCAAATCGATAATGAG ACAGCATCCCCATCAGAAGAGTCTCTCAAGCGAGGACTGAGCAACAAGTGCGCCCAGAGGGAAACGTCGGCATGCATCGCCGCGGAACTCGTAGGCTATGTGGATCGGATGCTCAGGACGGCGTCCGTTCAGCTCAGCGAGGATGCTATGATTGTTGATGAAAG TAACGGTGCTGCCGCAGAGGTCACCGTCAGGCCAGAGACCCTCGCGCGAGCTGGCCACTCCCTAGAGGACCAGGCCCAACAGCTGATCATGGACAAGTTGTATGCCTTCGCCACGACCAGGTCGTTGAGATACAGGCTACTGGACAACGCTGACCTGGTCATCTCTGGCAAGACTGAGAAGGATGGCACTCTTGGCGTTG GAGTATCAATGAAGGCGCCCAAAGCAATTGAAACCGGTCGCGCGCGGAACAAGAACATCGGCCCGTTCCTAGCAGCTGCTGCCATGAAATTTGGCCTCCTCGGAGCTCTGACCTTCAAGGGTCTCACGCTCATGGTCGGGAAGGCCCTGCTGATCTCCAAGATCGCACTGCTCCTCGCCACGATTATCGGACTGAAGAAACTTTTCTCCCATCAG GCTGTCATCAAAAAGGATTAA
- the LOC135083981 gene encoding uncharacterized protein LOC135083981 isoform X2, with protein MKAFLVTILLFGIARASQIDNETASPSEESLKRGLSNKCAQRETSACIAAELVGYVDRMLRTASVQLSEDAMIVDESNGAAAEVTVRPETLARAGHSLEDQAQQLIMDKLYAFATTRSLRYRLLDNADLVISGKTEKDGTLGVGVSMKAPKAIETGRARNKNIGPFLAAAAMKFGLLGALTFKGLTLMVGKALLISKIALLLATIIGLKKLFSHQD; from the exons ATGAAGGCGTTTTTGGTTACGATTTTGTTGTTCGGAATCGCGAGGGCGAGCCAAATCGATAATGAG ACAGCATCCCCATCAGAAGAGTCTCTCAAGCGAGGACTGAGCAACAAGTGCGCCCAGAGGGAAACGTCGGCATGCATCGCCGCGGAACTCGTAGGCTATGTGGATCGGATGCTCAGGACGGCGTCCGTTCAGCTCAGCGAGGATGCTATGATTGTTGATGAAAG TAACGGTGCTGCCGCAGAGGTCACCGTCAGGCCAGAGACCCTCGCGCGAGCTGGCCACTCCCTAGAGGACCAGGCCCAACAGCTGATCATGGACAAGTTGTATGCCTTCGCCACGACCAGGTCGTTGAGATACAGGCTACTGGACAACGCTGACCTGGTCATCTCTGGCAAGACTGAGAAGGATGGCACTCTTGGCGTTG GAGTATCAATGAAGGCGCCCAAAGCAATTGAAACCGGTCGCGCGCGGAACAAGAACATCGGCCCGTTCCTAGCAGCTGCTGCCATGAAATTTGGCCTCCTCGGAGCTCTGACCTTCAAGGGTCTCACGCTCATGGTCGGGAAGGCCCTGCTGATCTCCAAGATCGCACTGCTCCTCGCCACGATTATCGGACTGAAGAAACTTTTCTCCCATCAG GATTAA